Within Sorghum bicolor cultivar BTx623 chromosome 2, Sorghum_bicolor_NCBIv3, whole genome shotgun sequence, the genomic segment CACCATTGGATCATGGTCAATTCGCTGATTAGGCATCCAAGCCAAATTGGAGGCCAAACCATATCATTTTTTAGTCCACCTCAAACTCCAAGAGAACCGCGCACTCCAATCACCGTGAAATCGCATACCAAGTCTAATTTCAACATTTTATAAGCACAGGGAAAGGTAGCGATATAAGTTTTCCAACGAAGAAAGTCCATGTCTAAATTCAATAAGAGTTAACAGGAATCATCAAAATAAGTAGGCACCTGAAATATTTTAAGGTGATGCGTCACCATCTTTTAGGTCGTTCGGTTGTGTATCATGTCAGAGTCCATTAAGGATGCCTGATGGGTCCTCGACCACCTCTAATACTATATATTTTGTAGCCATTATCCAACTTAGGGTTTTGATTTTGTTTTGATGAATATGGCATCTGACATTTTCATCATATATCATTTAACACCCCAGAGTCCAAACTGCATAGATCCACTCTGTACATCGTATATCTCCTTTGTGCTTTGGAGCAAGTGCCACCAGTGGTATTTATAGTGATATGGAAGGTGTAAACTACTTATAGACCAAAGATGAGGAAATTTTGTGGTGGACCCAAGTTGGCCGACCTAGGGGAGGTCACTTAACCCTTCGATTCACTGACTTGATCAATGCACATTTTGGATGCATTCTTGATGGAGGCTCAAAGTTGGAAATGTTGGTGGCATCTTGGAAGCTAATGAGCTAGGCCGATGACCTAATGGAGATTGCCCCAATCCCCCTTTGGACTCTAATTTGTCTAATTTCTATGTGTAGATGATCAACAGCATGTACATTGCATTGGTAAGGAAGGTCTTCCAAATTGTGTTTTTTGCATGGCGAAGGTGGGCCCATTGATCCATGTGACATTCCATCTCATCCACTCAAAATGAATCGACCTTGGTCATTGTGTATGATGATGGTCATTGTGTTTTCATGTAATCATCAAGTTTGAGGATCATTGGGTACAACCACAAGTTAGGCTACCTAGGTGAGGTTGGTCGATCCTCCTATGGGCCCATCTTGCTCCATTTTGTTCCAATTTTTACCTATGGCCAAATACACACGAAAAACATGTGGAACCCAAACAAATAAATCCTATCACTATATGGAGGTGACCATGGAATATGTAATTTTAATATTATGTTGATAGTAAAAATTTAGTAATAAGAACAACAAATAGAGGGCATTGCTAGCACCAATATTATCATGTCATGTTTCTATAGTATTCTTTCAAAGAAGCAGGATAAGTTGGAAGAAGGGGGACATTGTTTGTTATTATCGTGCACTATAACAATTGCTCCATGTGACAGTTTGCTATCAAGAAGGGGAGAATGATAGAACATTAGTCCTTTGGATACAAATATCCCTCCTCAAGATGGGTGAATTACTAGAGTTCAAGGAAGACAGTTTACTCTCTAAGTGACCTTAGTCTTAAGTACTTTTTTATATTATGTTAATAGATTGCTAGCTAATAATGATATTATTATCCTTAGGGACTATGGAGATATAAAGGAGTACTTGGAGAGATGCATGGAGGTGGAGAAGATTGAGATGGGTGTCCAAGCCAAGTTGGAGGCCCAAACCATATCAATTTTGAGTCTACCTCAGACTCCAAGAGTCATCCGCATTAAAATCATCATTCAGATCGCACATACGAGCTCCCTTTTTATGTTCTGCATTAGCATGGAAAGCAAAGAAGATAAGAATTCCAAATGGCGTCAGTCTCATACTAATTCCTTACAAGTCATGAGGAATCCTCAAAACCAGTGAGAGTCCAAAGTTTATCAAGGTGCTATGCATCATCTTCTGGTCATTGAGCCATTACCATATCAAAGTCCACTAAGGATGCATATAGGGTACATGGCTGCCCCTTATACCGTATATTCACTAGATAATGACCAAGTTTGGGTTTAGATTTTTCTTAGGTTAATATTTCATCAAATAATATCATCATACATTAGTTTTAGGAACCCTAACTTGTGAATTTAATCATTCTTCTACAGTTTGGTTTGTGTCAATATTGGTCTCTCTTGTGTTCTTGATTCACAGACAGGGATTAGCCTTCATGGCTAGGTCAATTGGGTAGAGCACAACTGATGACCAGAGGAGATGTGGTGCTATGATTGTAGGGGTTTAGGTCTTTGTGATTTAAAATCATATCATGTGTGTCAATTCTCCACCAAATTAGAAGTTATATTCACATTGATAGCAGAACATTGGGAACCCTCATTCTCATCAAGTCAGAAAAAATTGCTTTGGTTATCCTTCGAGCAAAAATAGCTTTACACCCCATATTGATTCAAGTCTAGGAGCATTTATGTACTTGCTTTGGTTTTTATCTTAACTTTCTTTGTTCCTTGAACCCCCACTATTGAGGATTATATTTGTAAGTTGTAAATAGTTTTATCAATAAAATTCTAGTAGGGGGTAAAACCGTCATGTTTCCTCAAaaaaattgccaccaaattggGAGTAATCTTCAACTGATAAAAGATTGGGCACCCATGTTTCCATCACCTAGTACAACTCCAAAGTGAGATATAAAAGAAGCTAGTGATAACTTAGCTCATATTAACTAAACTAAAATTTTAGCACTTCAAAATAGCATATCCTTTCCAAGGTGAGAGTCAAGTTCAGATCACACTGTTAGTGTTGTAACAAAACACTTATCCACATGTGGTGGATCACGTCCACTTGATAATGCTATCATCCCTAGTTGGGCTACCATAACTATTTATGACACATAAAGCAAAAGCATCCAAGCTCTATCCACAAATGGATGTTATCTTAACAATTCACATGATATTACATACTAAATTACTTGAGAGCATTGGTATGCAAATCCTTTATGTTTACACAAATTAGTGAGCTGCCTCAAGTTGTATATCGATCCATAGTATTCCAACAACTCATGCAACACTACAAATAAGTAACACAATATTATAGAGTTATTTTTATGAAAAGCAAGAAAAGGACAATAATCCTTGACATGTAAAGTGAAGCTTATTAGATTACCTAACCCAACACAAACAACAAAATTAGTTGCACAAAGGTACAAAAATCCACATCAACCATTAAATCAATACGTAAAGTGAGTAATGAGTCACATTATCCAATAAAATATCTATCAAAGTAGTATCGTGCAAGCATTGAGATCCCATAAATGCAAGAAACTCTACCATCAAAGCTATAAGTAATTCTCATGTGTTTGCTTTCATTCATCACAAAACATCCTTCTATTGCTACCATCAATAACCCTTCTGCTTAGTAGTATAGGTACCAAATCAGATCTGCAACATCAATTATTATTGAAATCCAACAACCATGAAGGAGGTTCTTGTGGTTTTTGCTTTCATGGCTCTAGTATCGAGCGCTGCCTGCACACAGATAGGCGGTTGCACCTGTGGTCCACAACAAAGCCATGAACAACAACATCATCCACAAAAACAGCAACatcaaccaccaccaccacaacaacaacaacaacaacaacagcatCACCAACAACCACAGCACCAACAACAAAAAGTTCACATGCAGcagaaacaacatcaccaacaaCAAGATGTTCATGTTCATCAGCAACAAGAAGTCCATGTGAAACAACAACCACAGCACCAACAACAACATCAATGTGAAGGCCAGCAACAGCATCACCAACAATCACAAGGCCATGGGCAACAACAAGGACAGAGCCATGAGAAACAACATCAACAACAATTCCAGGGTCATGAGAAGCCACAACAACCACACCAGCAACAATGTCAGGGTTATGTGCACCAACAGCCACCGCAACATCAACAATGTCAACAGGGCCAGGAGCAACTACAACAGCATCAATGTCATTGCCAAGAGCAGCCATTGCAACAACCAAAGCACTGCCAAAAAGGGTGTGAGCAGCAACAAACTACAAGGTGCAGTTCTAGCTACTGTAGTGGTAGCATAAATCTAAAAAATTGCCATGAATTCCTCAGGCAACAGTGCAACCctttggtaatgccttttctccaatCACATTTGGTACAACCAAGCAACTGCCAAGTGTTACAACAGCAATGTTGTCACGAGCTTAGGCAGATCGAGCCACAATACCTTCACCAAGCGATCTATAGCATGACTCAATCCATaatccaacaacaacaacaacaaccatGTGAGTTTTGTGGAGCTCAACTAGCTACTCAAAGTGAGGTGGCGATATTGACGGCAGCGCAGTACCTACCATCAATGTGTGGCTTGTACCACTCATGCTACCAAAACAATCCATGTAGCAGTAATGATGCTTGTGGTGTTCACAGTTAAATTATTGTGGCTAGctagccgttatagtcttataACGGTGTAAAGCAATAAAATGCCATACATCATGGTGTTTGGACAACGATATCTAAATAAGAATACTATCTATAATGTGGCATGTGCCTGTGGTGTCAACAACCTAGTCTTTGTGGTCATAGTAGATAGGGTAGTTTGTTGTTGAGCATGGTTGCGCATATTAGTCAGTGTGTGGACATATGTGGCATGTGCCTATGGTGTGAGCGACCTGGTCTTAGTGGTCACGATAGATAGGGTACTTTGTTGTTGAGGCATTGGCTCCTAATTGTAATCCTATTTCTATGTACATAATCCTAGCATCTAAGCATGTAGTTggccacaatctcatgatcagccTCTAGTGCTTTGGCACCTCGATATCTACCGTGGCATGTGCATGTGGTGTTAGCAACCTAGTCTTAGTGGTCACAACAGATAGGGTAGTTTTCTGTTGGGCCATTGGCTCCTAACTGTAATCATATTTCTATGTACATGATCTTAGCATATAGGCATGTTTTTGTGTACATGATCCTAGCATCTAGGAATGGTGGCTAGCCACAATCTCACGATCGACCTCTAGTGCTTTGGCACCTCCATATCTACTGGCACACTGTGACAAATGGAAATTGAGCATTCTCTAATTTCCCTCTCTTATAATGGGAATGGCAAGGACTACACACTCTAATTTATCACGTCATCTACTTCTGAGGGGAGCTCAAAATAATGAGGCCGGTGGATCTAGTGTAGCTCAAGATaatatttatttactaatgacCACCAGCCACACAAATGTTACACCTTCTCATACAAAGTCTTTTGTTGAGATGCAACATAAAATGGTTGCCATGTAGACTCATCTTATCTAGATGCAAAGaaagtgaaaggtcctaatatggctagagggggggtgaatagcctatttaaaaaaaattctacaaactcactagagcaaaaggttagtaaataacaaagccaagctttttgctctagctctaaaggggtgtttgcaagccacctacccaacaattcaagttgctaagatctctatgcacacaagaactaagactttacaagttacactagagaactaagctacacaagtcaaagtaagcaactaaactaattacactagtttgcggtaagtaaagataagatgagatatttataccgccgtgtaggggatgaaccaatcaccaatataaacaatcaagcaccgggagaatgccaatcaaacacaattgagacaccgatttttctcccgaggttcacgtgcttgccggcacgctacgtccctgttgtgtcgaccaacacttggtggttcggtggctaagaggtgtagcacgaacctcgtcctcactaggacaccacaaaaacctacccacaagtgaggtagctcaatgacacgagtaatccactaatgttgcctttggctctccgccgaggtaggcacaaacctctcacaatcaccgggagatggccacgaacaatcaccaactcgtgccaatcctcctccgctgctccaagccgtctaggtggcggcaaccaccaagagtaacaagaaaaccgcagccaaatcgatccccaagtgccactagatgcaatcactcaagcaaatgcacttggaatcactcccaatctcacaaagatgtttaatctatgaaggagatgagtgggaggagtttgcttaggctcacaaggatgtcaagtatgttagaatgccaagagtatgagccccaagccggccaaacacatatttatagcccctcaaacaaatagagccgttggctctttcactgggcaaaactcggggtcaccggacgctcttaaaggggcaccggacgctcaacaccagcgtccggtgctccaacaacagccgcgtgtcagagcctaacggtaacctgcagagcaccggacacaagccaccggacgcaccctcagcgtccggtgctcaccggacccatgcgcagagggttccgcaaactcgcaggttcaccggacgcaagccaccggacgcaccctcagcgtccggtgctcaccggacccatgcgcagagagggtcgcaaaacgcacgcacaccggacgcacaccaccggacgctcaagccagcgtccggtgcctatcgtccggtgccttaccctagctgggccaggcactgtctgcacaccggacgctcatacacagcgtccggtgcctctaagccagcgtccggtgagtgttttctcagcgagaaacactcccgcgacttcaccaaatttccctccggcgcaatagaaaatatgcacttcattttctcgaaaagcgccgaatcccgcctcgcaagctcggcgggagggagagaggaacccatcctctcttaacccttcaaacttcaacacccttctcaaagtgtgccaacaccacaatgtgtaaaccaacatgtgcacgagtgttagcattttcacaatcattttcttcgaaggagttaagttagctcactaggttttaaatgcatgcacatgaacaatgacacctagtggcacttgataaccgcttagccaaagaattcccctctttatagtacggctatctatcctaaatgtgatcacaccctctatggtgtcttgatcactaaaaccaaaaccctaagcaatacctttgccttgatctccatagggtttgtttttctctttcttcttttctaagttgagcacttgatcatcttgtggtcatcaccatcatcaccatgatcatcacttgctccatcacttggcatgtaccaaccttattaagtctacacacacttagtatagaggttagtacttagggtttcatcaattatccaaaaccaaactagggctttcagaaaGGAGTCAAAGAAGTTTCGATgcttagcaacattgtcctGACAGCCAACACGAGGCTCTCACTTCATCCATTAGAGGGCAGATGCCCTTCTTGACCAACCGAGGAAGGACCATGCTAAGACATCCTCTCAGTTGAACTATATGTATCCACAGACAAGCCTTGGACCCCCTCGATATTGGCAATCCTTAGCTTGAATAATTTTATCACTAATTTCCATTCAAGATAAGAATTAAATTACAATCACGATAGTCGATAGTTATAGGGTTTAATTATAATCAGTTCTACAAGTTTGGCGGTCATTTGAACTAGACATTTTTTGCCCAAACAGGGGTCGGACAACCAAGCCCATGGTATGTTGATGTTATACCCGGTTTTAAGAATAAAACAAGAATCAATTTGCAAACATACATCAACATCATAAGTGAAGAACAATTTATTAAAtaagcaaaaatatatattggttTTTGTTTCCTAAAAAACAAGTTTAGTCTATGAAGAATCATAACTAATTTAATTTAGACCGGACAAATACGAAGCTACTAGTTATTTTTAAAACATGATACCTATCAATTGGTGATCTATTAAGGTCTATTTTGGaacttattattttttgtacatattgTTTTGTTGCTCGTACTGAAACACTAAGAACATGCACAAATACAGTTCAAATAACTCAAAAAGGAACACCAATAGATAGGTAACATTTAAAGCAAAAAATATAATTGtgacatatttttataatttgagatAATTACTtaagggtctgtttggatatcaaCTACCAAAGCAGGAGGCCCTACCTATAGTTCTCTCAATTTGGCAGCGCCTCGTACGTGCTTGGTGCCATAACCAGATAACCATGTTGTGCTGATTGCAAAAAGAGCATTGTGTGTACACTAATCAGGGATAGCAGATAGTAGTGCGCATTGTGACCGGTCTCAAGGCACCACTACTTGTCTAAAACAAGTCACAAGTTTCAAACGTCGGAGATTGGTCAGTGGTCTCCTCTCCTGGTCGagtatttctattcttttcttttACTAGCAAaacgtgcccgtgcgttgcaacggggtatagaatttattatttgataattgtacactttttgtaaaatttaaatGAGTTTAGTCCAACCTGAATCAAATAAATATAACCccaccaaaacaaacaaaacTACCAAACTAATATCGAAAATCACCTTGagaagaaatagaaaaaaaatcatgtcACATAAAAAAATCAGAAATCTTTATGTACAGTGGAGGAAAAGGAGTAAAAAATGATATAAAAATATGTATAGAAATTAAAATGGGAAGAATATTACGTAAAGAAAACATAAAAGCATCAGATGAGGGAACAATTCCATCAAACAGCACGTCAGATCACTCCACTTTTATTGTCGCTCAGTGCAATCCAAAGCAAAACCCGCGGCACAGCTAGTGACAAAAGCCTACAGCCACAGCCGCCACATAATAATACAATTAATAGGTAACGGTTCTCAACATCCTTTCATCATAGCATTTGTTTGAGACATACATGAACAAAGCATATGTAATTCCGTATGATTAAGAGAAAATACCTTGTGGCCAGCATTGATGCATCACAAGAGAAGGAACAGCCGATGAGAGGGCGATCATCTCCAATCTCGCTATACTCCAGGACAAACTTCTCAGCCTGCTTCACGACGAGTTCGGCCTCCGCCTCTAGGTCTTCATCGGAATCCTCGTGGCAGCGCTTGGCCATCTCAATCCTGGCCTTGGCACGGGGTAGCGAGTATTGTGCAATGTCGACACGCGCCTTGAGAAGCTCCTGTGTgcccttggtgaagaaggggtacTGGATCTGCTCCTCCTCGCTGGTGCGTGCAGCGTGGTTGTCCTCCTGCGCGCGGAGACGGTCGACCTGGCCATCGGCCTCGAGCCGGACCATGAGGGCTCGGAGGCGGTCGTGGCGCTCCATTTCGCGCTCGCCGAAGCGGCGGAGGCAGGCCCGCACGGCCATGGCGTAGGCACGGCGCCGCTAGAGGAGCTCCTGCACCGATTGCTCGTGACACTACCACGCGGCGCGGTGGTCGTCGGAGACCTCGTAGTCGGCCTCGCCTCTGCCCCTGGCGGAGGaagtggcggcggcgggacgGTGATGGGGATTGGCAggtggacggggacggggagcgGAGCCATGGGAGGAGTGGGGGCCGGGGgccacaattttttttaaaaaagttgcTTTTCCTCAATTTGGTAATATTGCAAcggaagaaaaatatcaaataaccttagaaagtgatgacataatgttacatatctatttatatttatcctttttataaaatttaaagtccataatttattttattaataaccataacatctatggtattagatagttaatatttacaataatatgtagcttaaggacatatttatttaataataaaaatagaaaatagttaaatcttatctcactctaatattacctcttaatatgcctcagtattatattaaaacatgagaaatttgatgctagcattattttttaatttagattaagattgctatgaaatatgaatcaagcatcacattaaataggctaccattaaatttttataataattggagcaagataactataattttaattttacagtaaaaagcataggcaagcattttcaaaaaaaagtgtactaaaatttatgatattttttgtttaccgcatggatctacatatgtggagctgaacaaaatttgttttataatttttagatttttgtaTGAATTATtatgtatttattaattttcagtcgatttaaaaaataaaagaaaagtaaattggagattttacattgggaacctagaaaattttttattttttttctctcttccatCGTAACGATTCTGGGCTGATTGGGCCTACAGAGAGGAGAGCGAAAGCGAAGTAATATGAGATTTTACATTAGGAACCctagaatattttttattttgtttttcccCTTCTAGAAAAGTTGGATGGAGGAGGCCATCGGTAAACCGAACACGGACAAGATCAGGGGCAAAAGAAAATATTTGGCAAACTAAAATTTtggctctttatagataggtatagatttGGGTTAAGAACAGTAGTCGGACATTCCACTTTGTTAAGTTCTTTTTTTACATAACAAGAATAGAATCACGCTCTGTAGGCTCGTCAGACCGTACCTTTCTAAGGAAGTCGCTTTGGGTAGTTCAGTTGGCGAGAAAAGCCTTCCTACCTTTGCAGGTCCATCGGGCCGACT encodes:
- the LOC8062724 gene encoding 50 kDa gamma-zein codes for the protein MKEVLVVFAFMALVSSAACTQIGGCTCGPQQSHEQQHHPQKQQHQPPPPQQQQQQQQHHQQPQHQQQKVHMQQKQHHQQQDVHVHQQQEVHVKQQPQHQQQHQCEGQQQHHQQSQGHGQQQGQSHEKQHQQQFQGHEKPQQPHQQQCQGYVHQQPPQHQQCQQGQEQLQQHQCHCQEQPLQQPKHCQKGCEQQQTTRCSSSYCSGSINLKNCHEFLRQQCNPLVMPFLQSHLVQPSNCQVLQQQCCHELRQIEPQYLHQAIYSMTQSIIQQQQQQPCEFCGAQLATQSEVAILTAAQYLPSMCGLYHSCYQNNPCSSNDACGVHS